From Ignavibacteria bacterium, one genomic window encodes:
- a CDS encoding choice-of-anchor D domain-containing protein, translated as MRVRQAIIAGLLAIVSITAFTSAAAQTFVPIRIDARAYPSMSAKIYALDATGMPQSLSASDVAVAENGTQATATTSCEPSNAGRNLSLVVAVDVSASTATGSPSAMDLMKNAARGVPQLLTSTSDEIGLLTIDAQANLLFGLSTDKVTYTSLVDNVRTSAGVNLTTGLLSQPMGGLTHLQNARNNRALLLMTDGAPSFDVVASLAIARTFGIRVYVICMNNAASDLLKRLADSSGGAWTERVTTIADATAWARGFVADAKNFPSCSTTWTSTTSCNNVRQTTFTIGTTVRSGQYVLPANALSVLQVSPLGIEFGRPSAGNNVSRSVTLIARNQDVVLNAYSISDPQFTLVSPPNFPVTIRKDQSLLLTVQYSSVTPNGKYAELTFTSATCDLPRISLRGGSPFAGEQLRLLKPNGGENFIAGSDTVIQWTNVLPQDVVRLEYSVDGGAQWKPLAESANGLSYAWKPGPAVSDSYRIRVSRTVIDPDNIVELTGSDQPLYSAVFTEDGQKVLTGGHDGTVRLWNAFNGTQERLVGVHGNWVWALAVMPNTTNVASASFDGSVRIWNYATGERIATIPMDGEAFTVAFSPDGKRLFIGSRRSITVVTTATWSTETVKVVPTGPVYDIDMATNGSVIAVAEGTTATVRNANTLEIVSTLESGGRTGEIYAVALNTAASRVATGGTDFIVATFNATTGSQISTAPAVIAPILSLDFSPDDASVLSSGGDGTVKIYTASDLTLASSLAGHEGQVFSASYSPNGKRVVSASLDFTARVWTLDGIGSVSDASDQNFRVVGATASATAIDMGSVALGSGTDKVANAVTAVGQAPLKILSASFVGGDVSDFGLISTTLPDQITAGTPLQLDVSFVPTQLGPRSADVDVVTGTGTVRVRVTGNAVNPTFIAPVVVDYGRRVANQAIVDTIITLRAPSTATQPITVVTSVLTGPQSNQFSIQAGGGNFTLQPGQQKQIQVRFEPTDFGRFAAELVFDVQGGSPFRVRLYGEGTGDGRIATTSTLLFPTDRCTDPTSTQTITVSNYGNTELQVFSAGVEGANANEFTVTAPSAYPIPIEPNKSITLNVTFNPTQNGAKDAKVVISSSAVNAVNGRSVVPISARRDSVGFELSRPTVNFNNINEGQEAIERLLLINTGTVALRWPRTSIIVGQFRIESITPEVTQPGEQSDMTVRFLGGTAGTVYDETYTFVDSVCGTTEPLRMIATVKSYIGADLRISSVRATTGQEIDVPVYISNKVNFDRTSVTQLDARLLVNGTILTPSGNTPMGTFRSDGMREIAVMIPIPTTDSLATTLRFRTSWGNDTSSVIHIDSLVLTDTLEIRKHDGEVIITDICREGGARLIELTQQAAGIRVAPLPATGSTTAVVTTVEAGRTSVDLVDLTGRVVRSVADRVMQGGSWFIPLDLTTIPNGSYFLILTTPSQRIVERIEVVR; from the coding sequence ATGAGAGTTCGGCAGGCGATCATCGCAGGTTTACTAGCGATCGTTAGTATCACCGCATTCACGTCGGCAGCAGCACAGACGTTCGTCCCAATACGGATCGACGCACGTGCGTACCCGTCCATGTCCGCAAAGATCTATGCGCTCGATGCAACTGGGATGCCCCAGTCGCTCAGTGCGTCGGATGTTGCCGTTGCGGAGAACGGGACACAGGCAACGGCCACTACATCGTGTGAGCCGTCGAATGCAGGCCGCAATCTCTCACTCGTTGTTGCCGTGGACGTTTCCGCATCAACAGCGACGGGGTCACCATCTGCCATGGATCTGATGAAGAATGCGGCTCGCGGTGTGCCGCAGCTTCTCACATCAACGTCGGACGAGATCGGATTGTTGACCATTGATGCACAAGCAAACCTACTGTTTGGGTTGTCCACGGACAAGGTCACCTATACGAGCTTGGTTGATAACGTGCGTACATCCGCTGGCGTGAATCTCACCACTGGCTTGTTGAGTCAACCAATGGGCGGTCTCACTCACCTCCAGAATGCGCGCAATAACCGCGCCCTGCTCCTGATGACCGATGGAGCCCCTTCATTTGATGTTGTAGCCTCCCTTGCAATCGCTCGGACGTTTGGTATTCGGGTCTACGTGATCTGCATGAACAATGCAGCTTCCGATCTACTCAAACGACTTGCCGATTCTAGCGGCGGAGCATGGACGGAGAGGGTCACGACGATCGCTGATGCAACAGCATGGGCCCGCGGTTTTGTAGCCGATGCGAAGAATTTCCCATCGTGCTCAACCACGTGGACGTCAACCACGTCATGCAACAATGTTCGACAGACAACATTTACCATTGGAACCACAGTTCGCTCCGGCCAATATGTACTGCCGGCAAACGCGCTGTCCGTGTTGCAGGTATCTCCTCTCGGGATCGAGTTTGGCAGACCATCCGCCGGTAACAACGTTTCTCGGTCGGTAACACTCATTGCCAGAAATCAAGACGTGGTTCTGAATGCCTATTCCATTTCAGACCCTCAGTTCACGCTCGTGTCACCTCCCAATTTCCCGGTGACCATTCGCAAGGACCAAAGCCTACTTCTTACGGTGCAGTATTCATCGGTTACTCCTAACGGTAAATATGCCGAGCTCACGTTTACGTCGGCCACGTGCGATCTTCCACGGATCTCACTTCGAGGGGGCAGTCCATTCGCCGGAGAACAACTTCGTCTGCTCAAGCCGAATGGCGGAGAGAATTTCATTGCCGGTTCGGACACCGTGATCCAGTGGACAAATGTCCTACCGCAAGACGTGGTCCGACTCGAATACAGTGTTGATGGTGGCGCACAATGGAAACCCCTGGCGGAATCAGCCAACGGACTCTCGTATGCATGGAAGCCAGGTCCTGCTGTTTCAGATTCCTATCGCATTCGTGTATCACGAACAGTGATCGATCCGGATAACATCGTAGAACTCACAGGATCTGATCAGCCCCTTTACTCAGCTGTATTCACCGAAGACGGACAGAAGGTTCTCACGGGTGGTCACGACGGAACCGTCCGGCTCTGGAATGCTTTCAACGGCACGCAAGAGCGTCTCGTTGGCGTCCACGGAAACTGGGTATGGGCTCTGGCCGTGATGCCAAACACAACGAACGTTGCCTCTGCGAGCTTCGATGGTTCCGTCCGCATTTGGAATTACGCTACCGGCGAACGGATCGCTACGATCCCGATGGACGGTGAAGCGTTCACTGTTGCGTTCAGTCCCGACGGGAAGAGACTCTTCATTGGCTCGCGACGCAGTATCACCGTTGTAACAACTGCAACGTGGTCAACAGAAACCGTGAAGGTTGTTCCGACAGGTCCGGTCTATGACATCGACATGGCAACCAATGGCTCGGTGATCGCCGTTGCAGAAGGCACTACTGCTACTGTTCGCAATGCCAATACGCTCGAGATTGTAAGCACTCTTGAATCCGGCGGTCGTACTGGTGAGATCTATGCTGTTGCCTTGAACACGGCAGCATCACGCGTTGCAACAGGCGGTACGGACTTCATTGTTGCTACATTCAACGCAACCACCGGTTCACAGATCAGTACAGCGCCGGCAGTGATCGCTCCGATCCTCAGCCTCGACTTCTCACCAGATGATGCGTCTGTGCTCTCGTCGGGCGGAGACGGAACGGTGAAGATCTATACCGCTTCGGACCTCACACTTGCATCATCATTAGCCGGACATGAAGGTCAGGTCTTTAGCGCGAGTTATTCACCGAACGGCAAACGTGTTGTGTCGGCCTCATTGGATTTCACTGCTCGCGTCTGGACCCTTGATGGTATTGGTTCCGTTTCCGATGCCTCGGATCAGAACTTCCGCGTTGTTGGCGCCACTGCATCTGCAACAGCCATTGACATGGGAAGTGTTGCTCTCGGATCAGGAACAGACAAGGTTGCAAATGCTGTAACGGCTGTCGGCCAGGCTCCTTTGAAGATCCTGAGTGCCTCATTCGTTGGCGGAGATGTCTCTGACTTCGGTCTCATCTCTACCACACTCCCGGATCAGATCACGGCCGGTACGCCGCTTCAGCTCGATGTCTCGTTTGTGCCAACGCAGCTAGGTCCACGCTCCGCAGATGTGGATGTTGTGACCGGCACAGGTACCGTCCGGGTGCGAGTAACTGGAAATGCTGTCAATCCAACATTCATCGCTCCCGTCGTTGTGGATTACGGACGTCGTGTTGCGAACCAAGCAATTGTTGACACGATCATCACCCTTCGCGCTCCATCAACGGCAACTCAGCCGATCACCGTGGTTACGTCGGTACTCACCGGACCACAGTCGAACCAATTCTCGATCCAAGCAGGGGGCGGCAACTTTACACTTCAACCCGGACAGCAGAAGCAGATCCAGGTTCGTTTTGAACCGACGGATTTCGGACGGTTCGCGGCTGAACTCGTCTTCGACGTTCAAGGTGGTTCACCGTTCCGCGTACGACTCTACGGTGAAGGAACGGGTGACGGGCGGATCGCAACTACCTCCACACTTCTCTTCCCTACGGACCGTTGCACGGATCCAACAAGCACACAGACGATCACGGTTTCGAACTACGGCAACACCGAGCTTCAGGTCTTTAGCGCCGGAGTAGAGGGTGCGAATGCAAATGAGTTCACCGTAACGGCACCAAGTGCCTACCCTATCCCGATTGAGCCAAACAAGTCAATCACTCTTAACGTCACATTCAACCCTACCCAGAACGGCGCTAAAGACGCAAAGGTTGTGATCTCCTCAAGCGCGGTGAATGCCGTGAATGGTAGAAGTGTTGTTCCGATCTCCGCGCGACGTGACTCGGTGGGCTTTGAGCTCTCCCGTCCGACGGTGAACTTCAACAACATCAACGAAGGTCAGGAAGCCATTGAACGACTCCTCCTGATCAATACCGGTACCGTCGCTTTGCGCTGGCCAAGAACCTCGATCATCGTTGGACAGTTCCGCATTGAGAGCATCACGCCCGAAGTGACGCAGCCAGGTGAACAGTCGGACATGACCGTGAGATTCCTCGGCGGTACCGCCGGCACGGTCTATGATGAGACCTATACCTTTGTTGACTCTGTGTGCGGAACTACAGAGCCCCTTCGCATGATCGCCACAGTCAAGAGCTATATCGGAGCAGACCTGCGTATCAGTAGTGTTCGGGCTACTACCGGACAAGAGATCGACGTACCGGTCTACATCAGCAACAAGGTGAACTTCGATCGAACGAGTGTAACCCAACTGGATGCGCGATTGCTCGTGAATGGTACGATCCTCACTCCGTCTGGCAACACGCCGATGGGAACGTTCCGTTCAGACGGTATGCGAGAGATCGCCGTGATGATCCCAATCCCAACAACGGACTCACTGGCAACAACGCTCCGCTTCCGTACATCATGGGGTAATGACACGTCTTCAGTGATCCACATTGACTCACTCGTCCTTACCGACACGCTTGAGATCCGGAAACACGACGGTGAAGTGATCATCACGGACATCTGTCGCGAAGGTGGTGCTCGCCTGATCGAACTCACGCAGCAAGCAGCCGGGATCCGTGTGGCACCGCTGCCGGCTACGGGCTCTACTACTGCAGTTGTTACAACAGTAGAAGCCGGACGAACCTCGGTTGATCTCGTAGACCTCACCGGCCGCGTGGTCAGATCCGTTGCAGACCGAGTGATGCAAGGGGGCTCCTGGTTCATCCCGCTCGACCTGACGACGATTCCGAACGGTTCATACTTCCTGATCCTAACTACTCCATCCCAACGCATCGTTGAACGAATCGAGGTGGTGCGCTAA
- a CDS encoding OmpA family protein, with the protein MISTPLLRPVLLALFCSILGSLAVHAQNEIGIVGGGAYNDHNASFGKLGTYPSCCPEFTGGSGMGFYLGGWYGLALNDRFRLLGRLTFSTENGSMTDEEQSFVADLRDTAKVVDATFTHQLDATLSSIGIEPLLAFRVVGGLDLMLGARVGLTLTTSFHQTETLTKPEDYGTYLGDDRVWVDTEADIPDAAGVRATLVGGVRYVLPIGRGRSTFLAPEFTYHLPLTGVASNVTWDVAQIRFGIALGWQLSSSPAADTTNQVPAEPPAFIPPPPAVVIVPAPTASITVSGRMPDGTVINDPMIQIEETQVTTLHPLLGHIYFNEGASDIPQRYLEGIERARTDTIGLSPLEAAHGELAIIAQRLAASPRATIKVTGHTSGTATDNGMPLARARAERVRDKLIELGVAPSRISVSASNVPTRATKGSDPEMAVLAAEENRRVEITSSDASISGPVSLGSIAVSVAPSMLRLQSNIYAAGGVRTAQVTLRQGNEVIDMSDQRAVADRYRDVSLETADLRKLTGSPFIASLSVTDSLGKSTEAVDTISVKHLTISNKRVENLGDILVERFELVLFEFNDVAISGDNARLLEYVRSRMKPGTTVKVIGATDVMGSDEYNRDLSLRRAREVARLLNVPDAAVEGIGEADPNFPNDLPEGRAYNRTVVIELVSPVR; encoded by the coding sequence ATGATCTCCACCCCACTCCTCCGACCGGTATTACTCGCTCTGTTCTGTTCGATCCTCGGATCGCTCGCCGTACATGCCCAGAACGAGATCGGTATCGTTGGCGGCGGGGCATATAATGACCACAACGCATCATTTGGGAAGCTCGGCACCTATCCGTCGTGCTGTCCGGAATTCACCGGCGGTTCAGGGATGGGATTCTATCTAGGGGGCTGGTATGGCCTTGCCCTCAACGATCGGTTCCGGTTGTTGGGTCGACTTACCTTCTCTACAGAGAACGGGAGTATGACCGATGAAGAACAGTCGTTTGTAGCCGACCTGCGAGACACGGCCAAGGTTGTTGACGCAACATTCACCCATCAACTCGATGCTACTCTTTCGAGTATCGGTATCGAGCCACTCCTTGCCTTTCGTGTGGTTGGCGGACTTGATCTCATGCTCGGCGCTCGTGTTGGGCTAACGCTAACAACATCCTTCCACCAGACGGAAACGCTAACCAAACCCGAGGATTATGGGACGTATCTCGGCGACGACCGTGTTTGGGTTGACACAGAGGCTGATATCCCAGATGCCGCAGGTGTCCGCGCAACGCTTGTAGGCGGGGTTCGCTATGTTCTGCCCATTGGCCGCGGACGCTCAACATTCCTCGCTCCAGAGTTCACCTACCACCTGCCCCTTACCGGCGTGGCCTCCAACGTCACCTGGGACGTTGCGCAGATCCGCTTTGGCATCGCCCTCGGATGGCAACTCAGCTCCTCACCGGCAGCCGATACCACGAATCAGGTGCCTGCTGAGCCCCCTGCCTTTATTCCTCCTCCACCGGCGGTGGTCATTGTTCCGGCACCAACAGCCTCTATCACGGTCAGTGGACGTATGCCGGACGGCACCGTGATCAACGATCCTATGATCCAGATCGAGGAAACACAGGTAACCACACTCCATCCGCTGCTCGGCCACATCTACTTTAATGAGGGGGCAAGTGACATTCCACAACGCTACCTCGAAGGTATAGAACGTGCACGCACGGACACCATCGGACTGAGTCCGCTTGAGGCTGCCCATGGCGAATTGGCCATCATAGCCCAGCGTCTTGCAGCTTCTCCACGGGCTACGATCAAGGTCACGGGGCATACATCGGGCACTGCTACTGATAATGGAATGCCTCTCGCGCGTGCTCGCGCTGAACGTGTCCGTGACAAACTCATCGAACTTGGTGTTGCACCATCGCGCATATCCGTTAGCGCCAGCAACGTGCCAACCCGGGCCACCAAGGGCAGCGACCCGGAAATGGCTGTGCTTGCCGCTGAAGAGAATCGTCGCGTTGAGATCACGTCTTCTGACGCTTCGATCAGCGGACCAGTCTCTCTTGGTTCTATTGCAGTATCCGTAGCGCCGTCAATGCTCCGCCTTCAGAGTAACATCTATGCGGCTGGCGGGGTTCGAACAGCACAGGTTACCCTGCGTCAGGGCAACGAAGTGATCGACATGAGTGACCAACGAGCAGTGGCCGACCGATATCGCGACGTGTCACTGGAGACAGCAGACCTGCGCAAGCTTACTGGAAGTCCGTTCATCGCTTCTCTCTCTGTGACCGACAGTCTTGGGAAGTCCACCGAAGCAGTTGACACTATTTCCGTAAAGCACCTGACGATCTCCAATAAACGCGTTGAGAATCTTGGTGACATTCTGGTGGAGCGTTTTGAGCTTGTGTTGTTTGAGTTCAATGATGTGGCAATCTCGGGTGACAATGCTCGACTTTTAGAGTATGTCCGCTCTCGAATGAAGCCGGGCACCACGGTCAAGGTGATCGGTGCAACCGACGTCATGGGATCTGATGAATACAACCGAGATCTTTCCTTGCGCCGTGCACGGGAGGTGGCTCGCCTTCTAAACGTGCCGGACGCCGCGGTTGAGGGCATTGGAGAGGCCGATCCAAACTTCCCCAATGACCTCCCTGAGGGTCGTGCCTATAACCGGACCGTGGTGATCGAGCTCGTGAGCCCCGTGCGCTGA
- the nth gene encoding endonuclease III, whose product MAKRESKAAKTARMNEILDRLEVVYHDAKVGLDFTTPFELLIATILSAQCTDDRVNIVTNDLFQKYRSPQDFLLVPVEELEQDIHSTGFYKNKAKSIRGCCQRLIEHFNSTVPSTLEELITLAGVGRKTANCVLSNCYNIPGITVDTHVTRIMNLLGMVDTSDAVKIEYALMELVPKERWNTMNHAIITHGRRTCIARRPQCGTCPVSDLCPSAS is encoded by the coding sequence ATGGCCAAACGTGAATCCAAGGCGGCAAAGACCGCACGTATGAACGAGATCCTGGATCGGCTCGAGGTGGTATATCACGATGCTAAGGTGGGTCTTGACTTTACAACTCCGTTTGAACTTCTCATCGCTACGATCCTCTCTGCCCAATGCACGGACGATCGTGTGAACATCGTTACCAATGACCTCTTTCAGAAGTATCGATCGCCGCAAGACTTTCTGCTCGTTCCCGTGGAAGAACTTGAGCAGGACATCCATTCCACAGGATTCTACAAGAACAAGGCCAAGAGTATACGCGGTTGTTGTCAACGGCTGATCGAACACTTCAACAGCACGGTGCCCTCCACGCTCGAAGAACTCATCACGCTTGCAGGCGTTGGCAGGAAGACCGCGAACTGCGTTCTGTCCAACTGCTACAACATTCCGGGCATCACGGTAGACACGCACGTAACTCGCATCATGAACCTGCTTGGTATGGTTGACACCTCGGATGCGGTGAAGATCGAATATGCCTTGATGGAGCTCGTACCCAAGGAACGCTGGAACACGATGAACCACGCCATCATTACGCATGGACGGCGGACGTGTATCGCACGCCGACCGCAATGTGGTACCTGTCCGGTCAGCGATCTGTGTCCGTCAGCATCATAG
- a CDS encoding glycosyltransferase family 2 protein — protein sequence MTIPFFSVIICTFQRAHLIERALLSLQQQIEEDWEALIIDDGSTDGTDHIVQRYGEADPRIRYVTKDHEGSAAARNSGIKLARGLFVTFLDSDDEYEPDHLSSRRAMLLAYSMVQLLHGGVRVVGDEMVIDKDDPTKKIHVNDCIVGGTFVVRRTLFDRVGGFDLVPYAEDTLFYERCTRRGVVIARTDHPTYIYYRVSPDSLTNTYGQT from the coding sequence ATGACGATCCCCTTTTTCTCCGTGATCATCTGCACCTTTCAACGTGCTCATCTGATCGAACGCGCCCTTCTTTCCCTTCAACAACAGATCGAGGAAGATTGGGAGGCACTGATTATCGATGACGGATCGACGGATGGAACGGACCATATCGTACAAAGGTACGGAGAGGCAGACCCACGAATACGGTATGTGACGAAAGACCATGAAGGTTCGGCTGCTGCCCGGAACTCTGGCATCAAGCTGGCAAGGGGGCTTTTTGTGACGTTCCTTGATAGTGACGATGAGTATGAACCGGATCATTTGTCGTCACGCAGGGCCATGCTCCTGGCCTACAGCATGGTGCAGCTGCTCCATGGCGGAGTTCGGGTTGTGGGTGACGAAATGGTGATCGACAAGGACGACCCAACGAAGAAGATCCACGTGAATGACTGTATCGTCGGTGGAACCTTTGTGGTCAGACGGACTCTATTTGACCGGGTGGGTGGTTTCGACCTTGTCCCGTATGCCGAAGACACTCTGTTCTACGAACGTTGTACACGCCGCGGTGTGGTGATCGCACGAACGGACCATCCAACCTATATCTACTACCGCGTCTCACCTGATTCGCTTACAAACACCTATGGCCAAACGTGA
- the rsmG gene encoding 16S rRNA (guanine(527)-N(7))-methyltransferase RsmG, with protein MTPVDFWTTCSANNIVIDKAQVDALKRYHDELLYWNKKVNMISRKDEENVWERHILHSLTLMKYVTFPQKARVLDVGTGGGLPGLPIKIARPDLKMLLVDSIRKKTSMTDMFAQHTGLKDITVLNTRAEDLAGEPHYQHAFDVIISRAVAKVDLLIDWVYPMMKPNAICAFLKGGDLSEEIAEAVANHPGLSVQEIQIEMFGIPWFVEDQKKVVLCRFA; from the coding sequence ATGACGCCTGTAGATTTCTGGACAACGTGCAGTGCGAACAACATCGTGATCGATAAGGCGCAAGTGGATGCCCTAAAGCGTTACCACGATGAGTTGTTATACTGGAACAAGAAGGTAAATATGATCTCCCGGAAGGACGAAGAAAACGTCTGGGAACGTCATATCCTTCACTCCCTTACCCTCATGAAATACGTGACCTTTCCTCAGAAGGCCCGGGTTCTGGATGTCGGTACGGGAGGGGGCTTGCCCGGACTCCCCATCAAGATCGCACGTCCGGATCTGAAGATGCTCCTGGTTGACTCCATTCGTAAGAAAACGTCGATGACCGACATGTTCGCCCAACACACCGGACTCAAGGACATCACGGTCCTGAACACCCGTGCAGAAGATCTTGCCGGCGAACCGCACTATCAGCACGCCTTTGACGTTATCATATCGCGTGCTGTTGCCAAGGTGGATCTCTTAATCGACTGGGTGTATCCGATGATGAAACCCAATGCGATCTGCGCCTTTCTCAAGGGCGGAGATCTGTCGGAGGAGATCGCCGAGGCCGTGGCCAATCACCCTGGACTTTCTGTTCAGGAGATCCAGATCGAAATGTTCGGTATCCCATGGTTCGTTGAAGACCAAAAGAAGGTTGTTCTGTGTCGATTCGCCTGA
- a CDS encoding DUF4159 domain-containing protein, translating into MPAPVQPRTVQQPAAQQSAVKLARAKYSGGGDWYNDPSAEVNLLRYVRAHTNILVDAVYEFVDLGTDNLFLYPIIFMTGHGTVNLTENEVRNLRAYLQNGGFLYVDDDYGMDASVRKELKRVLPDQELRELPFDHPIYHSHFDFPNGLPKIHEHDAKPPEGLGLFVDGRLCVFYTVETNPSDGWADPEVHHDPPEKREASLKIGTNIIVYALMR; encoded by the coding sequence ATTCCTGCGCCCGTCCAGCCACGTACGGTTCAACAACCGGCCGCACAGCAGTCGGCCGTGAAACTAGCCCGCGCCAAATATTCGGGCGGGGGAGACTGGTACAACGATCCAAGCGCCGAAGTGAATCTCCTTCGCTATGTGCGGGCACACACGAACATCCTTGTTGATGCGGTGTATGAGTTCGTAGACCTTGGGACGGATAATCTTTTCCTCTATCCGATCATCTTCATGACCGGACACGGAACAGTGAATCTCACAGAGAATGAGGTGCGCAACCTCAGAGCCTACCTACAGAATGGCGGATTCCTGTATGTCGATGACGATTATGGAATGGATGCGTCGGTGCGTAAGGAGCTCAAACGTGTCCTGCCCGACCAAGAACTGCGCGAACTTCCCTTCGATCATCCGATCTATCATAGTCACTTTGACTTCCCGAACGGACTTCCCAAGATCCATGAACACGATGCCAAGCCCCCTGAAGGACTAGGATTGTTTGTGGACGGCAGGTTGTGCGTGTTCTATACCGTAGAAACAAATCCAAGCGATGGATGGGCAGACCCCGAGGTTCACCATGATCCACCGGAGAAGCGCGAAGCATCATTGAAGATCGGTACGAACATCATTGTCTATGCATTGATGAGATAA